In the genome of Anaerolineales bacterium, the window AGCGGAAGTATGAGCGCGCCCCGGCATACGATTCATCTCCGCTGAGCATCGCAGACCATTGCTCCTGGCTCATGGCACCCGTACCTGAGTCAGTCAGCAAGTCTATATAAATATCTTCAGCGTGCAGGTTAAAGACGTTATACCCTGCTTGCTGCAGGGCGAGCTCGCGTGCAGGTTGATCGATTAAGCGGATTGGTTCGATCATCTTGATCCGGAACGGTTCGGGGGGATAGATTGGCATATGCACCTCCTGGGATTCATCAAGTTTAGCATGAAAGCCGATTTACTAAAAACCTAATCACAATAAATATAATCGACACTCAGGCGGACAGGTATAATTTGAGCTTGATGCTCAGGCACATTCGGCGTGCATTTGCAATTCTTATATTTTTGGTGTCCCTATCTATGGTCTTCTGGGCATCTGTGCCTAATCAGCATGTGACCATAGAACAAAGCCTCTCACCGTCCATGATGGGGCTTCCACCAGAAGGAAGCGAAGCTCAGCAGGTGAGCATCCCGGGGCGAAAGATCATGCTGGAGTGGCCATCCGCAATGCGCATAGGCGACCAAGAAGAGATCAAGCTACGCTTTCTACCGGATACCGAGAACGCTGGGCAGGGCGTACCGGTAAACTTCAGGGATGCTTACCTCAAGTACAACATCATGGCTGAGGGTAGGTATGAGGTGGCTGGTATGCAGGTGAGCCCGGCCAATCCGACCAGGGAATCGATGCCAGCTGGAGAGCCAATTAAATTCACCTGGAAGATTACCAGCACCGAGATGGGTGCTTTTGATGGCAAAGTGTGGTTATCGCTACGCTACCTGCCGCTGGATGGCTCAGCCCCGATCAAGGTCCCCATCTACGCCAGGGAGATCACCATCCGCACCTCAGGCCTGTTTGGGTTGGGCAAAAGCGCTGCATTCCTGCTGGCTGGGCTGGGAATCGTAGCCGGCGCCGCGCTGGTCTATGACGATATTATCGGCGGATTCTCATCATATATGAAGAAAAACTGGTATGGCAAAAAAATGGTTGAGTCTGAATGAATATATAATGCTAAGCATTTATGCATCGCAATCCGATAATTGAAGTAATGATGGAATAATGATATGGAAAAATCAACGCTAGAGATCATTCCACTTGTTTTAGGGCCGGTAGCTACCAATGCTTATCTGATGGGTGAGAAGAATAGCCATTCAGCGGTGGTGATCGACCCGGCATGGGACGGAGAGCTGATTGCGGGCGAAGCTAAACGGCGGGGTTGGCAGATCGAACAAATCTGGCTAACGCATGCCCACTTCGACCATATCGGCGGGGTGGCGGCTTTGATAAGAAGCGTACAGCCTGCTCCATCCATCGCCTTGAACCCCGCAGACCTGGCTTTATACCGCGCCCAGGGTGGGGCGGCATTGTTTGGCATACGGGTTGAACAGGGTTCTGAGCCAAGCGTGCATCTTAAACACGGGCAGACGTTGAGGCTGGGTGACCGCACCTTTGAAGTACGCCATACCCCTGGGCATACCCCCGGGCATGTGATTTTTTATTGTGCGGCAGAGAAGGTTGTGTTCTGCGGGGATGTGATCTTTTGGGGGAGCATTGGACGCACTGACTTACCCGGTGGCAGTTATGATACGCTCATACAAAGCATTCGCACGCAAATCCTCAGCCTGTCAAATGACACACGCCTGCTCTCGGGGCATGGGGGCGAGACGACGGTGGGGGTGGAGCGCCGCGAGAACCCGTTTTTATCTTGAGTATATAAGAAAAACAAAACACCAAGGAATTTTATGGTAATACCTTGGTGTACTTAGTGCCCTTTGGTTTTCTTTTTATTTGGCGTAATCGACGGCGCGCGTCTCGCGGATGACAGTCACCTTGATTTGACCAGGATAATGCATGGTTTCTTCGATGTTCTTGGCGATGTCACGCGCCAGGCGGATCGATTCCAGGTCATCGATATCTTCAGGCTTGACAAAGATACGCACTTCACGCCCCGCTTGCAAGGCGAAACTCTGGCTGACTCCCTTGAATGAATTAGCCAGATCTTCGAGGGCGCGCACGCGCTGGATGTACTGCTCCAGGCTCTCACGACGGGCTCCGGGGCGCGCCCCTGAGATGGCGTCGGCGGCTTCGGCGATGGCTGCTTCAACCGATTCCTGCTCAATTTCGTGGTGGTGTGCGGCAATAGCATTGACGACCAACGGGTCGACACCATAACGTTTGGCAAATTCTGCGCCAAGCATGGCGTGTGTGCCTTCCATGTTGTGGTCCATGGCTTTGCCCAGGTCGTGCAATAAGCCGGCAGCCTTGGCTAATTCAACGTTAGCCCCCAGCTCAGAGGCAATGACGGCGGAAAGCCGGGCGACTTCTACGGCATGGTCGAGCTGGTTTTGCCCATAGGATGTGCGAAACTTCAGTCGCCCAAGCATCTTGGTGATCTCAGGATGCAGTCCGGGTACGCCTGCATCGAAGGCTGCTTGCTCGCCAGCCTCGACAATGATGTGATCTACTTCTTTTTGCTCATTCTTTAATACCTTTTCAACATGGGCAGGGTGGATGCGACCATCCAGCACCAGCTTGGCCAGGGAGCGGCGAGCCACTTCACGACGCACCGGGTCGAAACAAGAGATCGTCACCGCCTCAGGTGTGTCGTCAACAATCACGTCCACACCTGCCGCCTGTTCAAAGGCATGGATGTTGCGGCCATTCCGTCCGATGATGCGGCCTTTCATTTCGTCGGATGGGATGGTCACCGTCGAAGTAGTCACTTCACTGACATGGTCAGAAGCGACGCGTTGGATGGCAGTAGTGATGATCTCGCGCGCCCGTCTATCACCGTCTTCCTGGGCTTCAGCTTCTACCTGGCGGATGATGCGCGCCATATCATCACGAGCATCCTTTTCCACTTCAGATAGCAAGACACCTCGGGCATCTTCCTGGGACATCTGGGAGATGCGCTCCAGCTCAGCCATCTCATCTTCATACATCTTTTCAATTTCATTCGCTCGTTTGTCGACCGCACTCTGGCGTTTGTTCAGGGCCGCTTCACGTTTTTCCAGGCGATCGGTACGGTTGTCAAACTCTTCTCGGCGCTTTTGCTGACGGTCTTCTTCACGGCTGATCTCAGAACGCCGACGCGAGACTTCTCCGTCAGCTTGCTGACGGATTTGGAGCGCCTTATCCTTGGCCTGCAACTCGATTTCTTTAGCCTTTTCTTCAGCATCCGTGAGGATATTTTCTGCTTTTATCTGCAAGCGCGCTTTCTGCTGCT includes:
- a CDS encoding hydrolase, yielding MEKSTLEIIPLVLGPVATNAYLMGEKNSHSAVVIDPAWDGELIAGEAKRRGWQIEQIWLTHAHFDHIGGVAALIRSVQPAPSIALNPADLALYRAQGGAALFGIRVEQGSEPSVHLKHGQTLRLGDRTFEVRHTPGHTPGHVIFYCAAEKVVFCGDVIFWGSIGRTDLPGGSYDTLIQSIRTQILSLSNDTRLLSGHGGETTVGVERRENPFLS
- the rny gene encoding ribonuclease Y, whose protein sequence is MNTGMVIVIALITMVAGIAIGYGLYYYLAKQQKARLQIKAENILTDAEEKAKEIELQAKDKALQIRQQADGEVSRRRSEISREEDRQQKRREEFDNRTDRLEKREAALNKRQSAVDKRANEIEKMYEDEMAELERISQMSQEDARGVLLSEVEKDARDDMARIIRQVEAEAQEDGDRRAREIITTAIQRVASDHVSEVTTSTVTIPSDEMKGRIIGRNGRNIHAFEQAAGVDVIVDDTPEAVTISCFDPVRREVARRSLAKLVLDGRIHPAHVEKVLKNEQKEVDHIIVEAGEQAAFDAGVPGLHPEITKMLGRLKFRTSYGQNQLDHAVEVARLSAVIASELGANVELAKAAGLLHDLGKAMDHNMEGTHAMLGAEFAKRYGVDPLVVNAIAAHHHEIEQESVEAAIAEAADAISGARPGARRESLEQYIQRVRALEDLANSFKGVSQSFALQAGREVRIFVKPEDIDDLESIRLARDIAKNIEETMHYPGQIKVTVIRETRAVDYAK